The Reichenbachiella carrageenanivorans region GATCCCCAGTAAATCCCCCTATTTCGCACTGATCAAACAAGGTGACCCTCGGGCTTTTCCCATGGAGGTTGATCCCTGAGTTTTTTCCTTTGAATTTAAAAATAACTGTGCCTACAGAAGCGTGTGATGTATTGGGGCCATGCCACTGCAGCGAATTGTCTTGGCAATAAGACATCATGCAGCGCGTACTCGATATAAAGCTGAAGCTTTCATGTCCCGAATTGCCAACAGTCTGGCATTTGAGCACCGTGCTAGACAAGTTGCTTCTAAACACAACCGCAGCGCTTACATTCCTAAATGTACAATTTTTCACCCATGAGTTTCTGCAACGAATCATTTGTAGTGCCTTGTAGCCCGCATCATGACGGGCATTTTTCAAATGCTCGAAAGGTTCCAAAAAATTGGCGGTAAAATTGATTTGCTCAAAACCACAATTAGAGATCATATGGTATTTGACAATACGCCAAGATTGGCTAATATCTACATCTACCAGCACTGGCGCTCGCAGTGTTACTACTTTTCCATCTACAGATTTCACCTCATGATACTCGTTTACTCTAGCTCCATTTACATTGATTTCCTCCCATACGTCTCGTGTTTTTAGACCTTCCAGCAATTGAGCATTGAGAAATGTGCCTTTTGCTTTGAGCAACAATACATCTCCTGAAGCCAAATCAGGTACTTGATCAAATATCATCTTATCATCCCCTTTTTGGATGTTAGCCGCCAGTCTAGCGACTAGTTCTGTTTCGATATGTTCTCCTTTAAAAACAACCTTAGCAGGTGTAGTCCATGTTTTAGTCGTATCACGAGGAGTCATGTGATCTTTCATGTAAAATTCCGTACCGCCACTTTGGTCCCCTTTTAGGATGATATTGCTAGATGTGATTTCCAGACTTCGCTGTATGGCTCGGGATTCACTCACTAAGAATCTCCCTTTAGGGAAAGTAACCACTCCACCACCAGCTTCTTCGGCGGCATCTATCGCCTGCTGAATACTTTCAAAATCTGAGATATTATCATCTGGCTTGGCACCAAAATCTAAAACATCGAATTCGGACAACCAATACTTAACGGGTATATCACTCTCACCAAAATCAAAACCTGCATATGAATAATCAACCAAATCCGAGGTCAGATGCTCCTCATTTTGGGCACGCCAGTAGGTATGCCACAGAGTCGATTCCTGCTGTACCTGTTTGTGCTGACATGCCAGAGCTAGTACACAAGAGGCTCCAAATACGATCAGGTTTTTAATTTTCATAGCGGGTTTTTCGAGTAATTATTTTTTTTTATACAGCTAGACTAATGATTCCAAATAGTAATAATCAGCGTAATTGAGGGTCATCTATTTTTTCAGTTCGAATACCTCGATGGAATTCATATTGCCTCCACCTCTCTTGGGACTGCCTGCTGCTAAGTAGATTTTGCGTTGGTACTGCACAGCCTGACTACCATGTCGTCCTACTACCAGCGGAGACCATGTCCTCCACTGCCTTGTCTTCACATCGAAGACTTGGGTCTCGCTGTGTG contains the following coding sequences:
- a CDS encoding DUF4955 domain-containing protein; this encodes MKIKNLIVFGASCVLALACQHKQVQQESTLWHTYWRAQNEEHLTSDLVDYSYAGFDFGESDIPVKYWLSEFDVLDFGAKPDDNISDFESIQQAIDAAEEAGGGVVTFPKGRFLVSESRAIQRSLEITSSNIILKGDQSGGTEFYMKDHMTPRDTTKTWTTPAKVVFKGEHIETELVARLAANIQKGDDKMIFDQVPDLASGDVLLLKAKGTFLNAQLLEGLKTRDVWEEINVNGARVNEYHEVKSVDGKVVTLRAPVLVDVDISQSWRIVKYHMISNCGFEQINFTANFLEPFEHLKNARHDAGYKALQMIRCRNSWVKNCTFRNVSAAVVFRSNLSSTVLKCQTVGNSGHESFSFISSTRCMMSYCQDNSLQWHGPNTSHASVGTVIFKFKGKNSGINLHGKSPRVTLFDQCEIGGFTGDRVGKPSHGAHYTNLPNHLDGLVIWNYHQTGLPVSNFNFWDLLENTPEELYGPLTAVNPTVVGFHGVPTSFDASSLGYIESLGTPIAPASLYVQQLKLRGFDIPDFLKEPL